One genomic segment of Marinitoga piezophila KA3 includes these proteins:
- a CDS encoding AAA family ATPase, whose product MKKKIPYGKQNFEVIRKQNYYYVDRTEYIEKLEKLDETYIVFLRPRKFGKTLFLDTLGKYYDINYKNKFEELFGDLYIGENPTPLKNEYYILYMDFSGIQTENKDILIKSFKNNVIVYLENFNSRYNLKIKIEKEFSEPADIIRAFLNNAIEVLDKPIYLLIDEYDHFANELLSFNLDLFRNSVTKHGFVRKFYEEIKKGTKTIIERIFMTGVSPIMLDSLTSGFNITKNKTTDINFNKMLGFTKEEVIQLLEYYEIYSDKLLKEMEENYNGYRFNIEAKEKLYNPDMVFYFITEYQSQQKPPQKIIDDNILSDYKKVQNLFNLGELLGVSIEKENGKELTKEEKEKESSKRIIGNLLNEILLTGRTELTELTTIFNPGKRIDIKDIKSLLFYLGFMTFEKEGIITYLKIPNYSMRKIFSDYFTEYIEEKLTEYIDSEPIEIAVRKILTDGEINTFAKEIENLLSKLDNRMFMGFDEKYIKILMYSYLILTPFAMVKMEYPVEGGYVDIAMFKRYEEVPYEAIIEVKYIKQNEYTESKFKEKIAQAREQIERYKKSYELNSKNERMKKYIIVFVGKEAKFVEEVK is encoded by the coding sequence ATGAAAAAGAAAATACCATATGGAAAGCAAAATTTTGAGGTAATAAGAAAACAAAATTATTATTATGTTGATAGAACAGAATATATAGAAAAATTGGAAAAATTAGATGAAACATATATAGTATTTTTAAGACCAAGAAAATTTGGAAAAACATTGTTTTTAGATACACTTGGAAAATATTATGATATTAATTATAAAAACAAATTTGAAGAATTATTTGGAGATTTATATATCGGCGAAAATCCAACACCATTAAAAAATGAATATTACATATTATATATGGATTTTTCAGGAATACAAACAGAAAACAAGGATATATTAATAAAAAGTTTTAAAAACAATGTAATTGTATATCTTGAGAATTTTAATAGTAGATATAATTTAAAAATAAAAATAGAAAAGGAATTCAGTGAACCAGCAGATATAATAAGAGCATTCTTAAACAATGCAATTGAAGTATTAGACAAACCAATATACTTATTGATAGACGAATATGATCATTTTGCAAATGAATTATTGAGTTTCAATCTTGATCTGTTCAGAAATAGCGTAACAAAACATGGATTTGTAAGAAAATTCTACGAAGAAATAAAAAAAGGAACCAAGACAATTATAGAAAGAATATTCATGACAGGAGTAAGTCCAATAATGCTGGATTCATTAACCAGTGGATTCAATATTACAAAGAACAAGACTACAGATATAAACTTCAATAAAATGCTTGGATTTACAAAAGAAGAAGTAATTCAATTACTTGAATATTATGAAATATACTCTGATAAATTATTAAAGGAAATGGAAGAGAATTATAATGGCTATCGATTCAATATAGAAGCAAAAGAAAAATTATATAATCCTGATATGGTATTTTATTTCATAACAGAATATCAATCACAACAAAAACCTCCACAAAAAATAATAGACGACAATATATTAAGCGATTACAAAAAGGTTCAGAATCTATTTAATTTAGGAGAATTACTCGGAGTGTCAATAGAAAAAGAGAACGGAAAGGAGTTAACAAAAGAAGAAAAAGAAAAAGAAAGCTCAAAAAGGATAATAGGGAATCTATTAAATGAAATACTATTAACAGGAAGAACGGAATTAACAGAATTAACCACCATATTCAATCCTGGAAAAAGGATAGACATAAAAGACATAAAATCATTATTATTCTATCTTGGATTTATGACATTTGAAAAAGAAGGGATAATAACATATTTAAAAATACCCAATTATTCAATGAGAAAGATATTCTCAGATTATTTCACAGAATATATAGAAGAAAAATTAACAGAATATATCGATTCAGAACCAATAGAAATAGCAGTAAGAAAAATACTAACAGATGGAGAAATAAATACATTTGCAAAAGAAATAGAAAATCTATTAAGCAAACTGGATAATAGAATGTTCATGGGATTTGATGAAAAATATATAAAAATTTTGATGTATAGCTACTTAATATTAACACCATTTGCAATGGTAAAGATGGAGTATCCAGTAGAAGGCGGATATGTGGATATAGCAATGTTCAAAAGATATGAAGAAGTGCCATATGAAGCGATAATAGAAGTAAAATACATAAAACAGAATGAATATACCGAAAGTAAATTCAAAGAAAAAATCGCTCAGGCAAGGGAACAGATAGAAAGATACAAAAAATCATACGAATTAAATTCAAAAAATGAGAGAATGAAAAAATACATAATAGTCTTTGTTGGAAAAGAGGCTAAATTTGTTGAGGAAGTGAAATGA
- a CDS encoding HAD family hydrolase, which yields MMKYKYLFFDMDGTLFETSRGIIYSLQKAYKINNLTPLPEDKIKKLIGPTLDEIMNILFGEENTELKMKVREDFRMTYAKEGVFMLDLYPEVMDTLEKLYSKNRIMYIVTSKPEIFASQILEKFNMSRFFKKICGVPLDGKIPPKSERLKNLIIEENIPLKEGLMIGDTLSDAKAAWENNVDFAWISFGFGHENEIKKYDYKINNFSQLLNLK from the coding sequence ATGATGAAATACAAATATCTATTTTTTGATATGGATGGAACTTTGTTTGAAACATCAAGAGGAATTATATACTCACTACAAAAGGCTTATAAAATTAATAATCTAACGCCTTTACCTGAAGACAAAATAAAAAAATTAATAGGTCCTACACTTGATGAAATAATGAACATATTATTTGGTGAAGAAAATACAGAATTAAAAATGAAAGTACGAGAAGATTTTAGAATGACATATGCAAAAGAAGGCGTTTTTATGCTGGATTTATATCCTGAAGTAATGGATACACTGGAAAAATTATATTCCAAAAATAGAATAATGTACATAGTTACATCAAAACCAGAAATCTTTGCATCTCAAATTCTTGAAAAATTTAATATGTCAAGATTTTTCAAAAAAATCTGTGGAGTGCCTTTAGATGGTAAAATCCCTCCAAAATCAGAACGTTTAAAAAATCTCATAATAGAAGAAAATATTCCTTTAAAAGAAGGATTAATGATCGGAGACACTTTAAGTGACGCAAAGGCTGCATGGGAAAACAATGTGGATTTTGCATGGATAAGTTTTGGTTTTGGCCATGAAAATGAAATTAAAAAATATGATTATAAAATAAATAATTTCTCTCAATTACTTAATCTAAAATAA
- a CDS encoding LacI family DNA-binding transcriptional regulator, which yields MATLREISKKIGISIATISRVLNGADNVSEETRKKVLKALKEYDYQPPQVAKRKLHHLIGILVPTLWGNHYNLIAEGIETELTANGYDSFLSSTSQLINKEKEILEQFFSRRVDGIIICTTKNDDEHIEKLIKTAIPVVAVDRKDSNIKVDSVGIDNYQSAYNGIKYLYKMGHRKILFVQASRNTYSTYEREQAVKDFAKRKNLELTVLEGNFEFEGGYYPIKEYLEKHGKNFTAIFFSNDQNALGGMRALYESGLSIPDDVSVIGFDDDRYSKFLYPPLTTIKQPRFEMGEMAAKLIIERIERKGSKVKRRIILPTELIKRSSVKQI from the coding sequence ATGGCAACTTTGAGGGAAATTTCAAAGAAAATAGGTATTTCAATTGCTACAATTTCCCGTGTCTTAAATGGAGCTGATAATGTTTCTGAAGAAACACGAAAAAAAGTGCTTAAAGCACTTAAAGAATATGATTATCAACCACCTCAAGTTGCCAAAAGAAAGTTGCATCATCTTATTGGAATTCTCGTTCCAACATTATGGGGAAATCATTATAATCTAATTGCAGAAGGAATAGAAACTGAATTAACGGCAAATGGTTATGATAGCTTTCTTAGTTCAACTTCTCAATTAATAAATAAAGAAAAGGAAATCCTTGAACAGTTTTTTTCAAGGAGAGTAGATGGAATAATAATTTGTACAACTAAAAATGATGATGAACATATAGAAAAGTTAATAAAGACAGCTATTCCTGTTGTAGCCGTTGATAGAAAAGATTCAAATATAAAAGTGGATTCCGTTGGAATTGATAATTACCAATCTGCTTATAATGGAATAAAATATTTGTATAAAATGGGTCATAGAAAGATACTATTTGTTCAGGCGAGTAGAAATACATATTCAACATATGAAAGAGAACAGGCTGTAAAGGATTTTGCAAAACGGAAAAACTTAGAGTTAACAGTTTTAGAAGGTAACTTTGAATTTGAAGGGGGATATTATCCTATAAAAGAGTATCTTGAAAAACATGGAAAAAACTTTACAGCAATATTCTTTTCCAATGATCAAAATGCGTTAGGTGGAATGAGAGCATTATATGAAAGCGGTTTAAGTATTCCTGACGATGTTTCTGTAATAGGATTTGATGATGACAGATACTCTAAATTTCTCTATCCGCCTTTAACAACGATTAAGCAACCAAGATTTGAAATGGGTGAAATGGCAGCAAAACTTATAATAGAACGGATTGAAAGAAAAGGAAGTAAAGTGAAACGCAGAATAATACTTCCTACTGAATTAATAAAAAGAAGTTCGGTAAAACAAATATAG